From a single Nicotiana tomentosiformis chromosome 2, ASM39032v3, whole genome shotgun sequence genomic region:
- the LOC104118045 gene encoding uncharacterized protein — protein sequence MGNCIVLQEKVVKVMKTNGKVLEYKPLVKKDNEVLPLVQEPPTKVPVKKKVTFAEEVEESSKKGSDQVLRIKLVISKKELQALLSEGGGLTVDGMVQYPLQKEHNSNIEIIKSDEFTDDDNDHCIRWKPALDSIPELY from the coding sequence ATGGGAAATTGCATAGTTTTGCAAGAAAAGGTTGTCAAAGTAATGAAAACAAATGGGAAAGTCCTTGAATATAAACCTCTGGTGAAGAAAGACAATGAAGTGTTGCCTCTAGTACAAGAGCCACCAACAAAAGTGCCTGTCAAAAAGAAGGTCACTTTTGCAGAAGAAGTTGAGGAAAGTAGCAAAAAAGGTTCAGATCAGGTTTTAAGGATTAAGCTTGTCATTAGTAAGAAAGAGTTGCAGGCTCTTTTGAGTGAAGGAGGAGGATTAACAGTTGATGGAATGGTTCAATATCCACTTCAGAAAGAACACAACTCCAATATTGAGATAATCAAGAGTGATGAGTTCACTGATGATGACAATGATCATTGTATACGATGGAAGCCTGCTTTAGATAGTATACCTGAATTATACTAG
- the LOC104118046 gene encoding heme-binding-like protein At3g10130, chloroplastic, translated as MLLCSPSSISAHNLSRNRTRPSPINSMAVDRSSSRVATTASQRRNGTSALEARISLVIALASQTSSLSQKLLTELAGETAKYVLPKRIFESRTLEEALMSVPDLETVKFNVLKRSDQYEIREVEPYFVAEATMPGKYGFDFNGASQSFNTLAEYLFGKNTKKESMAMTTPVITRRTQSDGERMEMTTPVITKRVEDQGKWRMSFVMPSKYGSDLPLPKDSSVTIKEVPRKTVAVVAFSGFVTDEEVKARESRLRAALKGDAEFRVKDGASIEVAQYNPPFTLPFTRRNEISLEVEREQE; from the exons ATGCTTCTGTGCTCACCTTCTTCCATTTCTGCTCACAATCTTAGCAGAAACAGAACCAGACCTTCGCCTATCAATTCTATGGCAGTTGACAGAAGCAGCTCCCGCGTTGCCACAACTGCTTCGCAGCGGAGAAACGGCACGTCAGCTCTCGAAGCTCGCATCTCCCTCGTCATCGCTCTCGCCTCCCAAACCTCTTCTCTCTCTCAGAAAC TTCTGACGGAATTGGCTGGTGAAACCGCGAAATACGTGTTACCGAAGAGGATATTCGAAAGTCGGACTTTAGAGGAAGCTTTGATGTCTG TGCCGGATCTGGAGACAGTGAAATTCAATGTTTTGAAACGCAGTGATCAGTATGAAATAAGGGAAGTTGAG CCTTACTTTGTTGCTGAGGCTACAATGCCTGGGAAGTATGGGTTTGACTTTAATGGTGCATCTCAATCCTTCAACACATTGGCTGAGTACTTGTTTGGTAAG AACACGAAGAAGGAGAGCATGGCGATGACAACACCAGTTATCACTCGTAGAACTCAATCTGATGGGGAGAGGATGGAAATGACTACTCCAGTGATAACTAAACGG GTGGAAGATCAAGGAAAGTGGAGGATGTCCTTTGTCATGCCCTCAAAGTATGGTTCAGACTTGCCACTACCAAAGGATTCCTCCGTAACTATCAAGGAGGTGCCTAGGAAAACTGTCGCCGTTGTTGCTTTTTCAG GTTTTGTGACTGATGAAGAAGTTAAAGCCCGAGAATCAAGACTCCGTGCTGCTCTAAAGGGAGATGCAGAGTTTCGGGTAAAAGATGGTGCCTCAATAGAAGTTGCACAG TATAATCCACCATTTACTCTTCCGTTCACACGTCGGAATGAGATTAGCCTGGAAGTTGAAAGGGAACAGGAATAG
- the LOC138904398 gene encoding uncharacterized protein → MREIVRRCQHSGIELWMKLQDFWDRLTPTSRRTLSNAVGGPFMKKTPEEIFTILDELSEDANQWLSDSVERRQSTGVHQVDATISAQVQLDAMAKEIRKLTVALMQNVYHASCDICGRGHPTHKCQASTEEVNVVGNYNFNAMCQRHPSFSWSSPGGTANAWQQNNPRFQEQGAPGFQNQQRQQYQSPQSNQPSMEDLMKTFIIKMDERLDAHDAAIKEFGTSFRSLERQVGHLATLMSERAPGTLLADTEGNPKEIVNTVTLRSGQMLKDLTPIHKHVRHEKERGEQLKIGVEKKKEENSRREEPEASKYMHVLPFPQKLSREKLDKQFERFLDILKQGIVEDVLVRVDKFVFHVDFIVVNMEENKEAPLILGRPFLATGRAILDIHDRKLMLRVGEKTVTFEMDVETEVKREKLGDSVVWKVKGVTEKAAGSEKNKYGVYPKKAEKKLSAWMSALVRARGMEPNFDSNPD, encoded by the exons atgAGAGAGATAGTTAGgaggtgtcaacatagcggaattgaactctggatgaaactccaggatttttgggatagATTGACACCGACctcgcgtagaacattgagcaatgcagttggaggcccctttatgaagaagactccagaggagatatttacaattcttgatgagttatccgaagatgctaatcagtggcTTTCTGATAGTGTGGAAAGAAGAcaatcaactggtgttcaccaagttgatgctactaTATCTGCGcaagtacaacttgatgctatggctaaagaaatacgaaAGCTAACTGTAGCTTTGATGCAAAATGTATACCACGCatcttgtgatatatgtggaagaggacatcctactcataagtgtcaagcctcaactgaggaagtgaatgttgtaggaaactataattttaatgcaatgtGTCAGAGGCACCccagtttttcatggagttcacctgggggtactgcaaatgcgtGGCAACAAAACAATCCCAGATTCCAGGAACAAGGAGCTCCAGGttttcaaaatcagcagaggcaacaATATCAATCTCCACAGTCGAATCAACCCAGCATGGAAGATCTTATGAAGACCTTCATTATCAAGATGGATGAGAGGCTTGATGCCCATGatgcagctatcaaagaatttGGTACATCTTTTCGAAGTCTGGAAAGACAGGTTGGGCACTTAGCTACTCTAATGTCTGAGAGAGCCCCAGGAACACTCCTGGCTGATACAGAAGGAAATCCCAAAGAAATAGTGAATACTGTAACTTTGAGAAGTGGACAAATGTTGAAAGATCTCACCCCAATCCACAAACATGTGAGACATGAAAAAGAAAGGGGGGAGCAGCTGAAAATAGGTGtcgaaaagaagaaggaagaaaactcgagaagggaggaacctgaGGCTAGCAAGTATATGCATGTGCttccttttccccaaaagctaagTAGAGAAAAGCTGGATAAGCAGTTcgagagatttctagatatattgaaacag ggaatagttgaagatgtcttagttcgggtagataagtttgtatttcatgTTGATTTCATAGTGGTTAATATGGAAGAGAACAAGGAggcccccctcatcctaggaagaccattcctagcaacgggtagagcaatattagatatacatgatagaaaactcatgcttagagtgggcgaGAAAACTGTAACTTTTGAGATGGATGTAGAAACAGAGGTAAAAAGGGAGAAGCTAGGTGATAGTGTggtgtggaaagtgaagggcgtGACAGAGAAGGCTGCAGGGAGTGAAAAAAATAAGtatggggtgtaccccaagaaggctgagaagaagctatcTGCATGGATGAGTGCACTAGTTCGGGCGCGAGGGATGGAGCCCAACTTCGACTcaaaccccgactag